A genome region from Pygocentrus nattereri isolate fPygNat1 chromosome 6, fPygNat1.pri, whole genome shotgun sequence includes the following:
- the cdk5r2b gene encoding cyclin-dependent kinase 5 activator 2b → MGTVLSISPSSGKDSGLDNGSEVAENNGKILKKPSIIVSTFAFTRLVTASAKKKSAKKVNPNPAAQAQNEIVKKSSEQQTKTAPVAVPIPTVPPPEKPNPDPVQTKCVQKQPSSHSLLSPTRVIIQASTGELLRCLGEFMCRRCFRLKELSPNEVILWFRNVDRTLLQQGWQEQGFITPATLVFVYLLCKETVTENIESQNELQGVFLTCLYLAYSYLGNEISYPLKPFISEGNKDVFWEQSLGVIDNLSGKMLQINMDPHFFTEVFQDLKNEGETKKDGSDVDR, encoded by the exons ATGGGCACCGTtctgtccatctctccttcCTCAGGGAAAGACTCAGGGCTGGACAATGGGTCAGAAGTGGCTGAAAACAATGGGAAAATCCTAAAGAAACCGTCCATCATCGTGTCCACTTTTGCTTTCACACGACTGGTCACCGCTTCGGCCAAGAAGAAAAGTGCCAAGAAAGTGAACCCCAATCCTGCGGCTCAGGCTCAG AACGAAATTGTGAAGAAATCGTCAGAGCAGCAGACCAAAACCGCACCTGTGGCTGTGCCCATCCCGACAGTCCCTCCGCCTGAGAAACCCAACCCAGATCCGGTCCAGACTAAGTGTGTCCAGAAGCAGCCCAGCAGCCACTCTCTGCTTTCTCCGACACGAGTGATCATCCAGGCTTCGACGGGGGAGCTGCTGCGCTGCCTGGGGGAGTTCATGTGCCGCCGCTGCTTCAGACTAAAGGAGCTCAGCCCAAACGAGGTCATCCTGTGGTTCAGAAACGTGGACAGGACTCTGCTGCAGCAAGGCTGGCAAGAGCAGGGCTTCATCACTCCGGCCACCCTGGTGTTCGTCTACCTGCTGTGCAAGGAAACAGTGACTGAGAACATTGAGAGCCAGAACGAGCTTCAGGGAGTGTTCCTCACCTGCTTGTACCTGGCCTACTCTTACCTGGGCAATGAGATCTCCTACCCCCTGAAGCCCTTCATCAGCGAGGGCAATAAGGATGTGTTCTGGGAGCAGTCTCTGGGCGTCATCGACAATCTGAGTGGCAAAATGCTCCAGATCAACATGGATCCACACTTTTTCACCGAGGTCTTCCAGGACCTCAAAAACGAAGGCGAGACCAAGAAGGACGGGAGTGATGTGGACCGTTAA
- the fev gene encoding protein FEV, which produces MPQRCGGGSLVFNMYLSDPTENLLKDSKSSSWSPINAGVQKGSGQIQLWQFLLELLSDSSNTSCIAWEGTNGEFKLLDPDEVARRWGERKSKPSMNYDKLSRALRYYYDKNIMSKVHGKRYAYKFDFHGLAQVCQPSSTEQALYKLQTNFAPLPFSGISNISKLNLGPPGFSYWPASPQALYHSHGLQPGAFSTVAPAHLSCVNNINNINNHYN; this is translated from the exons ATGCCCCAGCGCTGCGGAGGAGGAAGCCTTGTGTTTAACATGTATCTCTCAG aTCCTACAGAAAATTTACTGAAGGACAGTAAAAGTTCATCGTGGAGCCCCATAAACGCAGGAGTGCAGAAAG GCAGTGGTCAGATTCAGCTGTGGCAGTTCCTGCTGGAGCTGCTGTCCGACAGCTCCAACACATCCTGCATTGCGTGGGAAGGGACGAATGGTGAATTTAAGCTGCTGGACCCAGACGAGGTGGCTCGGCGTtggggagagaggaagagcaaaCCCAGCATGAACTACGACAAGCTGAGCCGCGCGCTGCGCTACTACTATGACAAGAACATCATGAGTAAAGTTCACGGGAAGCGCTATGCCTACAAGTTTGACTTCCACGGCCTGGCGCAGGTGTGCCAGCCCTCCTCCACCGAGCAGGCCCTCTATAAACTGCAGACCAACTTCGCCCCCCTCCCCTTCTCAGGCATCTCCAACATCTCCAAACTGAACCTGGGACCCCCGGGGTTCTCCTACTGGCCTGCGTCCCCCCAGGCCCTGTACCACAGCCACGGCCTGCAGCCCGGAGCATTCAGCACTGTTGCCCCTGCGCACCTGAGCTGCGtgaacaacatcaacaacatcaacaaccaTTACAACTGA